Proteins encoded within one genomic window of Lepidochelys kempii isolate rLepKem1 chromosome 11, rLepKem1.hap2, whole genome shotgun sequence:
- the LOC140895646 gene encoding uncharacterized protein: MEQWQGAGPHQCLGEEAVQSQLRSSHRNYDTFGQISRDMLERGHDWNALQCRVKVKELQNAYGKAREANRCSGGAPGTCRFYKELDVILGGDLTSMPRTTIDTSEPSSTRLEEEEEESRSKGAEAEEDTPASLNACSQELFESQKEGSQLQQPVLGSGQTPEEAPNATLRSRPSMLSPAERLQRIRKRPHRRKEDMLHEVMQQSLN; encoded by the exons atggagcaatggcaaggtgctggacctcatcagtgtttgggggaagaagctgtccagtcccagctgcgctccagccataggaattacgatacctttgggcagatatcaagagacatgctggaaaggggccatgactggaacgcattgcagtgcagggttaaagtgaaggagctgcagaatgcctatgGCAAAGCCCGagaggcaaaccgctgctccggTGGTGCCCCTgggacctgccgtttctacaaagagctggatgtgatactTGGTGGCGACCTCACCTCCATGCCAAGGACCACCAttgacacttcagagcccagttcaacaaggctggaggaggaggaggaggaaagcaggagcaagggtgctgaggcggaggaagacaccccagcaTCCCtaaatgcatgcagccaggagctgttcgaAAGCCAgaaggaaggtagccagttgcagCAGCCGGTGCTTGGGtcaggacaaacaccagaggaagctccca atgcaaccttgagatctcggccgtccatgttatcaccggccgaaagactccaaagaattaggaagAGGCCACATAGACGCAAagaagacatgctgcatgaagtcatgcagcagtcccttaattaG